A section of the Oncorhynchus gorbuscha isolate QuinsamMale2020 ecotype Even-year linkage group LG04, OgorEven_v1.0, whole genome shotgun sequence genome encodes:
- the LOC124033936 gene encoding transmembrane protein 138 produces the protein MLQTNNYSLVLLIQLSLLTFDLFVNSFSELLRAAPVVQLVLFIIQDIAILFNLIIILLMLFNTYVFQVGLVSLLLERFRALLLLSALYLTLSISLHSWIMNLRWLKSNRYVWTDGLQVLFVFQRIASVLYYYFYKRTTEYLGDPRLYEDSPWLRDAFANARARQ, from the exons ATGCTGCAGACCAACAACTACTCCCTGGTGCTGCTGATCCAGCTGAGCCTGTTGACCTTTGACCTGTTCGTCAACTCCTTCAGCGAGCTGCTGAGGGCAGCGCCCGTTGTCCAGCTGGTGCTCTTCAT tatccaGGACATAGCCATCCTGTTTAACCTGATCATCATTCTGCTGATGCTGTTCAACACCTACGTGTTCCAGGTGGGCCTGGTGTCCTTGCTGCTGGAGCGATTTAGGgccctgctgctgctctctgccCTCTACCTGACCCTCAGCATCTCCCTACACTCCTGGATCatg AATCTACGCTGGCTAAAATCAAACCGCTATGTGTGGACGGATGGTCTCCAAGTGCTTTTTGTCTTCCAAAGAATAG cgTCCGTGTTGTACTACTACTTCTACAAGCGCACCACAGAGTACCTGGGTGACCCTCGGCTCTATGAAGACTCGCCTTGGCTCAGAGACGCCTTTGCCAATGCCAGGGCCCGCCAGTGA